The following proteins come from a genomic window of Nautilia profundicola AmH:
- a CDS encoding TrmH family RNA methyltransferase gives MYLVSEERLEKMKNILNTRQNTLRVFMDYVFSSHNLSAIVRTCDAVNVGKLYYRHQRKVRLNNDITMGAHKWIFHEYVEDIEEFYKNIKKEGYQVVVTLLDEETVDFREVDYTKPTLIVLGNEVDGASDISIKYADKKVIIPMYGMSQSLNVSVANAVILYEAQRQRAAKGMYDTPSLPEDVIEKTLKKWAYDDIIEKELRRVRHKPKN, from the coding sequence TTGTATCTTGTAAGCGAAGAGCGTCTTGAAAAAATGAAAAACATCCTAAATACCCGTCAAAACACCCTGAGAGTGTTTATGGATTACGTATTCTCATCTCACAACCTCTCGGCAATCGTCAGAACGTGCGATGCTGTAAATGTAGGTAAACTTTATTACAGACATCAGAGAAAAGTTAGACTAAACAATGACATAACAATGGGAGCACATAAGTGGATATTTCATGAATATGTTGAAGATATTGAAGAGTTTTACAAAAACATAAAAAAAGAAGGTTATCAGGTTGTGGTAACCCTTCTTGATGAGGAAACGGTTGATTTCAGAGAAGTAGATTATACAAAACCAACTCTTATAGTACTCGGTAACGAAGTGGACGGCGCAAGCGATATAAGTATAAAATACGCGGATAAAAAAGTAATAATCCCGATGTACGGTATGAGCCAGTCTCTTAACGTATCCGTTGCAAACGCCGTAATCTTATATGAAGCACAAAGACAAAGAGCCGCAAAAGGAATGTACGACACACCTTCGCTGCCGGAAGATGTAATCGAAAAAACACTTAAAAAATGGGCTTACGACGATATCATTGAAAAAGAATTAAGACGTGTAAGACATAAACCCAAAAATTAA
- a CDS encoding nucleotide pyrophosphohydrolase, protein MNIKDMQRIISDFRDERDWKQFHTPKNLAVSISIEAGELLEHFQWKEGCENKKDISYEMADILAYLLLLADECSIDLEKAFLEKMEINKKKYPANKVKGSSKKYTAYES, encoded by the coding sequence GTGAATATTAAAGATATGCAGAGAATTATTTCAGACTTCAGGGATGAAAGGGATTGGAAACAGTTTCATACTCCAAAAAATTTAGCCGTATCGATTTCCATAGAAGCAGGGGAGTTACTTGAGCATTTTCAATGGAAAGAAGGGTGTGAAAATAAAAAAGATATTTCATATGAAATGGCTGATATATTAGCATATCTTCTTTTGCTTGCAGATGAATGTTCAATAGATCTTGAAAAAGCATTTTTGGAAAAAATGGAAATAAACAAAAAAAAATATCCCGCCAATAAAGTAAAAGGATCTTCCAAAAAGTATACAGCATATGAAAGTTAA
- a CDS encoding DNA/RNA helicase domain-containing protein, whose amino-acid sequence MIVYQNTKSGFLEDVLSGSIVNLLETLTKEILNVTVSPSEKRSWENSLSKMYMVLNASKMEDDVIVAIEYQIPATSKRIDFLAVSDKKLFIVELKQWESIEKTSMPNIVKTYLGRKVREVVHPSYQVYSYKRFIEDFNEFVRKNLEIIPVVFMHNMSKNSDFLDYDIVEKTEVFFKEDTKKLAEFLAVKAPKKDILEKIDASALSPSKSLVDAIVSMLEGNEEFILLDDQRVVFEKALSLKPKSVFIVKGGPGSGKSVVAVNLLAEFLKKGKNVRYVTKNLAPREVYKSKLKGKFKNKVIDSLFTSSGSFTTTLENEFDVLIVDEAHRLNEKSGLFAKGENQIKEIINSSKVSIFFIDEDQKVTFKDIGSVDEIKKWANELGAKVYEDELTSQFRCNGSDGYLAWLDDVLEIKNTANKTLEGIEYDFRVFDDVNEMYETLNKYKNSAIVAGYCWDWVSKKEDVDDIVIGNFSKKWNLADDGALWIMKNSLNQIGCIHTVQGLEVDYIGVIIGNDLRYEDGIITDPSKRAKTDKSLSGYKKMLKEDPLKAEGMADQIIKNTYRVLMSRGMKGCFVYCADKNLKEYLRKRI is encoded by the coding sequence ATGATAGTTTACCAAAACACTAAATCCGGTTTTTTGGAAGACGTGTTAAGCGGTAGTATAGTAAACCTGCTTGAAACTCTAACGAAAGAAATTTTAAACGTAACCGTTTCTCCGTCGGAAAAGAGATCGTGGGAGAATTCGCTTAGCAAAATGTACATGGTATTAAACGCTTCTAAAATGGAAGATGATGTAATTGTTGCCATTGAATACCAAATTCCTGCGACTTCAAAAAGAATAGACTTTTTGGCTGTTTCGGATAAAAAACTTTTTATCGTAGAATTAAAACAGTGGGAAAGTATTGAAAAAACTTCCATGCCGAATATTGTAAAAACCTATCTTGGAAGGAAAGTAAGGGAAGTTGTTCATCCTTCGTATCAGGTATACAGTTATAAAAGATTTATTGAGGATTTTAATGAATTTGTAAGAAAAAATTTGGAAATAATACCTGTTGTTTTTATGCATAATATGTCAAAAAATAGTGATTTCTTGGATTACGATATTGTAGAAAAAACGGAAGTCTTTTTTAAAGAAGATACAAAAAAACTTGCAGAGTTTTTAGCTGTGAAAGCACCAAAAAAGGATATTTTGGAAAAAATAGACGCTTCCGCGCTTTCTCCGTCCAAATCACTTGTTGATGCAATTGTAAGTATGCTTGAAGGAAATGAAGAGTTTATACTTTTGGATGATCAGAGGGTTGTATTTGAAAAGGCTCTTAGTTTAAAACCTAAAAGCGTATTTATTGTAAAAGGAGGACCGGGAAGCGGAAAAAGCGTAGTGGCGGTTAATTTACTTGCCGAATTTTTAAAAAAAGGCAAAAACGTAAGATATGTAACCAAAAACCTTGCTCCAAGAGAAGTATACAAATCAAAATTAAAAGGTAAATTTAAAAACAAGGTAATAGATTCTTTATTTACATCATCAGGTAGTTTTACTACTACGCTTGAGAATGAGTTTGACGTTTTGATAGTGGACGAGGCTCACAGACTTAACGAAAAAAGCGGACTTTTCGCAAAAGGTGAAAATCAGATAAAAGAAATTATCAATTCTTCAAAAGTTTCAATATTTTTCATAGACGAAGATCAAAAGGTTACATTTAAAGATATCGGATCTGTGGATGAGATAAAAAAATGGGCAAATGAACTAGGAGCTAAAGTTTATGAGGATGAACTTACTTCTCAATTCAGATGTAACGGAAGTGACGGATATCTTGCCTGGCTTGACGATGTATTGGAGATTAAAAATACCGCAAATAAAACACTTGAGGGAATAGAATATGATTTTAGGGTGTTTGATGATGTCAATGAAATGTATGAAACATTGAATAAATATAAAAATTCAGCCATAGTTGCGGGATACTGCTGGGACTGGGTGAGTAAAAAAGAAGATGTTGACGATATAGTGATAGGAAATTTCAGTAAAAAATGGAATTTGGCTGATGACGGAGCACTTTGGATTATGAAAAATTCTTTAAATCAGATAGGATGTATTCATACTGTTCAGGGACTTGAAGTTGATTATATAGGCGTAATCATCGGGAATGACTTAAGATATGAAGATGGTATAATAACTGATCCGTCTAAAAGAGCAAAAACAGATAAATCTTTATCAGGATATAAAAAAATGCTTAAAGAAGATCCTTTAAAAGCAGAGGGAATGGCAGATCAAATTATAAAAAACACTTACAGAGTGCTTATGAGTAGAGGAATGAAAGGTTGTTTTGTGTATTGTGCGGATAAAAATTTAAAAGAATATTTAAGGAAAAGAATATGA
- a CDS encoding CAP domain-containing protein produces MKKLILFLAVFLFANPLFTINEYRNAVRLNPLDENPSLTLAAKWHAKYIYANNEITHIQRKYGRYFSGKTPADRAISCGYESRYVIENLSRGEKSYNESIKDLFGAIYHRFGFLNFNINEIGYYKLNDIYVYNMGNSFINRACKIKSDYKSGFAGLCRDKNKIIPKGVYYDQMKTNPQMVTWPYDGMKNTPAVFYEEIPDPLPEYGVCGYPVSISFNPYYYENKKISLISFELYKNGKKVEKTKIITYKNDVNRMLKKTQFVLFPLERLEYGAHYDVKADFIINGRMKSFEWGFDVEEKRIPVITVIGTNGKYFIKSNITYLIYFKPLNSNDRLSGLKYEYIKGLKINKIGYKDANTIYLNISGYPGKKLKITTKKRKIILVIKD; encoded by the coding sequence TTGAAAAAGCTGATACTTTTTTTAGCCGTTTTTCTTTTTGCTAATCCTCTTTTTACCATTAACGAATACAGAAATGCCGTAAGGCTTAATCCTTTAGATGAGAATCCTTCTTTAACGCTTGCGGCTAAATGGCATGCAAAATATATTTATGCCAATAATGAAATTACTCATATACAAAGAAAATACGGAAGATATTTTAGTGGAAAAACACCTGCGGATAGAGCTATCTCATGCGGATATGAGAGCAGGTATGTGATAGAAAATCTTTCACGAGGTGAAAAGAGCTATAATGAATCCATAAAAGATCTATTCGGTGCGATATATCACAGGTTCGGGTTTTTAAATTTCAATATAAATGAAATAGGCTATTATAAGCTGAACGATATTTATGTTTACAATATGGGTAACAGTTTTATAAACAGAGCCTGTAAAATAAAAAGCGATTATAAAAGCGGATTTGCAGGGCTTTGCAGGGATAAAAACAAAATTATTCCAAAGGGCGTATATTATGACCAGATGAAAACAAATCCTCAGATGGTAACTTGGCCTTATGACGGAATGAAAAACACTCCCGCCGTATTTTATGAAGAAATTCCGGATCCTCTGCCTGAATATGGAGTATGCGGATATCCTGTAAGTATCAGTTTTAATCCGTACTATTATGAAAATAAAAAAATCAGTCTTATATCTTTTGAACTCTATAAAAACGGTAAAAAAGTGGAAAAAACCAAAATAATTACTTACAAAAACGATGTAAACCGTATGCTTAAAAAAACCCAGTTTGTACTTTTCCCGCTTGAAAGGCTCGAATACGGAGCTCATTATGATGTAAAGGCGGATTTCATAATAAACGGCAGGATGAAAAGTTTTGAGTGGGGGTTTGACGTCGAGGAAAAAAGAATACCGGTAATTACCGTAATCGGTACAAACGGAAAATATTTTATAAAATCAAATATCACATATTTGATCTATTTTAAACCTTTAAACTCTAACGATAGGCTTTCTGGGTTAAAATATGAATATATAAAGGGCTTAAAAATAAACAAAATAGGCTATAAAGACGCAAATACCATCTATTTAAACATTTCTGGATATCCTGGTAAAAAACTTAAAATCACTACAAAAAAAAGAAAAATTATTTTAGTTATAAAGGATTAA
- a CDS encoding anaerobic ribonucleoside-triphosphate reductase activating protein: MLGIYSIQKFSSLDFPGRLCAILWFSGCNMRCPYCYNKDVVFGEKQIEEDEVLEFLKKRIGLLDGVSFTGGEATLYKNIIPFSRKIKEMGFEIKLDTNGLNFDVVREMVEENLVDYIALDFKAPPEKFETVTKNKHFDKYEKTLDFLISSDVEFEVRTTIHTDLLDENDINEIIKILHTKGYKGKYYLQNYFETDKETLGNIGPQKRKLDTSKISDLIPVEFRNF, translated from the coding sequence ATGTTAGGTATATATTCTATTCAGAAGTTTTCTTCTCTTGATTTTCCCGGACGTCTTTGTGCGATTTTATGGTTTAGCGGCTGTAATATGCGCTGTCCGTACTGTTATAACAAAGACGTCGTATTTGGGGAAAAGCAGATAGAAGAAGACGAGGTGCTGGAATTTCTGAAAAAGCGTATAGGGCTGCTTGACGGTGTAAGTTTTACAGGCGGGGAAGCCACGCTTTATAAAAACATTATTCCTTTTAGCAGAAAAATAAAAGAGATGGGTTTTGAAATCAAGCTCGACACCAACGGATTGAATTTTGACGTTGTGAGAGAAATGGTTGAAGAGAATCTGGTTGATTATATTGCGCTTGATTTTAAAGCACCGCCCGAAAAGTTTGAGACGGTTACCAAAAACAAACATTTCGACAAATACGAAAAAACACTCGATTTTTTAATATCAAGCGATGTTGAATTTGAAGTGCGTACAACGATACATACCGACTTGCTCGATGAAAATGATATAAACGAAATAATTAAAATTCTTCACACTAAAGGCTACAAAGGCAAGTATTACCTTCAAAACTACTTCGAAACCGATAAAGAAACACTCGGTAATATCGGTCCTCAAAAAAGAAAACTTGACACTTCCAAAATATCAGACTTAATACCTGTAGAATTTAGGAATTTTTAG
- a CDS encoding class I SAM-dependent methyltransferase yields the protein MSLFDLYYKDYEEWFEKHRKIYEEELKTVKTLLPRGRGMEVGVGSGRFATPLGIKFGIEPSHKMAEIARSRGIEVVETTAEKMDFEDEFDFILMVTTICFVKDPEKTISNCYRALKKGGYLLVAFVDLDSPLGRMYEKNKAKSKFYAPATFFTKNDIINLMKKAGFNDFECKENLYGDRLDSLKFGINDCNGGAFKVVKGKK from the coding sequence ATGAGTCTGTTTGATTTGTATTATAAAGACTATGAAGAGTGGTTTGAAAAACACCGCAAAATCTATGAAGAAGAGCTTAAAACCGTAAAAACCCTTTTGCCAAGAGGCAGAGGGATGGAAGTGGGAGTCGGAAGCGGGAGGTTTGCCACGCCTCTTGGTATCAAATTCGGGATAGAACCGAGTCATAAAATGGCTGAAATTGCAAGAAGCAGAGGTATTGAAGTTGTTGAAACTACGGCTGAAAAGATGGATTTTGAGGATGAATTTGATTTTATATTGATGGTTACTACAATATGCTTTGTAAAAGATCCTGAAAAAACTATTTCTAATTGCTACAGAGCACTTAAAAAAGGCGGGTATCTTTTGGTTGCCTTTGTTGATCTGGATTCGCCTCTTGGCAGAATGTATGAAAAAAACAAAGCAAAATCTAAATTTTACGCACCTGCTACGTTTTTTACCAAAAACGATATAATAAACCTAATGAAAAAAGCCGGGTTTAATGATTTTGAATGCAAAGAAAACCTTTACGGTGATAGGCTTGATAGTCTTAAATTCGGAATAAACGACTGCAATGGCGGAGCTTTTAAAGTTGTAAAGGGGAAGAAGTGA
- a CDS encoding DNA/RNA helicase domain-containing protein, with amino-acid sequence MKVKEFLKLNNFEFLKDENTSESEFRSWQNSLPHLQKALEGLEEFDIYLEYQLPNSPERIDVVIVGESIIFIELKQWSRENIEIIDKKMLKVLGEEKLNPYLQVKGYKEHFLLHTDFKREIVPVVFMHNFEGEIYGENIFYKNEYEKLNIFLKDKLSKPSTFKYNVMPTKKLVDVVKNVRKSLKLSTLQQEVAYKAINSYKNKRNLLITGMPGSGKSVLALSLHFYFLEKSITSSYITKNATPRVVYEFASEENAYRLLLHSPNTFKQSKVAIVDEAHRLTKEQINNIINGSESAILFYDDRQIVSCEDIGNEIYNYVDEVVELTDQFRCNSSDGYVRWIDSLLYGEEGKVKFSYDFRVFDDIDEFVKACEEYNAKITAGYYWEWKSRKNKNAYDIEIGNHKWQWNMHDEKNWKKQFLWSVDESQKDKIGCIHTAQGMEFDYAGVIIGEDLRYENGKIIADVTKRASDDFTVKGRCDYDRIIKNTYRVLLTRGMKGCFVYCIDEGLREYLKKGIS; translated from the coding sequence ATGAAAGTTAAAGAGTTTCTTAAATTAAATAATTTTGAATTTTTAAAAGACGAAAATACAAGCGAATCCGAATTTAGATCTTGGCAAAATTCCCTGCCGCATCTTCAAAAGGCTTTAGAAGGATTGGAAGAGTTTGATATTTATTTAGAATATCAGCTTCCCAATTCTCCTGAAAGAATAGATGTTGTAATAGTAGGAGAAAGTATAATATTTATCGAGCTTAAACAGTGGAGCAGGGAAAATATTGAAATAATAGATAAAAAAATGTTAAAAGTATTGGGAGAAGAAAAACTCAATCCCTATCTTCAGGTTAAAGGATATAAAGAGCATTTTTTACTTCATACAGATTTTAAAAGGGAAATAGTTCCTGTTGTATTTATGCATAATTTCGAAGGTGAAATATACGGTGAAAATATATTTTATAAAAATGAATATGAGAAACTAAATATTTTTCTAAAAGATAAACTGAGTAAACCATCAACATTCAAATATAACGTAATGCCGACAAAAAAACTTGTTGATGTGGTTAAAAATGTTAGAAAGTCCCTTAAACTTTCAACTCTTCAGCAGGAAGTGGCGTATAAAGCCATTAACTCATATAAGAATAAAAGAAATCTTTTAATCACAGGAATGCCTGGCAGTGGGAAAAGCGTACTTGCTTTGAGTCTGCATTTTTATTTTTTGGAAAAAAGCATCACTTCTTCATACATAACAAAAAATGCAACCCCGAGAGTGGTATATGAGTTTGCGTCCGAAGAGAACGCTTATAGGTTGTTGTTACACTCTCCAAATACTTTTAAACAAAGTAAAGTGGCTATTGTAGATGAAGCCCACAGGCTTACAAAAGAACAGATAAATAATATTATAAATGGTTCCGAATCAGCAATACTTTTTTATGACGATAGACAGATAGTTTCATGTGAAGATATTGGAAATGAAATTTATAACTATGTGGATGAGGTTGTAGAATTAACTGATCAATTCAGATGTAATTCTTCGGACGGGTATGTAAGATGGATAGATTCTTTGCTTTACGGAGAAGAAGGAAAAGTAAAGTTTTCATATGATTTTAGAGTGTTTGATGATATTGATGAATTTGTAAAAGCATGTGAGGAATATAATGCAAAAATTACTGCAGGATACTACTGGGAATGGAAAAGTAGGAAAAATAAAAACGCTTATGACATAGAAATAGGTAATCATAAATGGCAATGGAACATGCATGATGAAAAGAACTGGAAAAAGCAATTTTTATGGAGCGTGGATGAATCTCAAAAAGATAAAATCGGATGCATTCATACAGCCCAGGGAATGGAATTTGATTATGCGGGTGTAATAATTGGAGAAGATTTAAGATACGAAAACGGTAAAATTATTGCTGATGTTACAAAAAGAGCGAGTGATGATTTTACGGTAAAAGGCAGATGCGATTATGATAGAATTATCAAAAACACCTACAGAGTCCTTCTGACAAGAGGAATGAAAGGGTGTTTCGTTTACTGTATTGATGAAGGACTTAGGGAGTATTTGAAAAAGGGAATATCATGA
- the nrdD gene encoding anaerobic ribonucleoside-triphosphate reductase encodes MEVKELNKTEILEKLKDKRKKCMVYTRVMGYHRPVESFNIGKKAEHKERKYFKEC; translated from the coding sequence ATGGAAGTAAAAGAACTAAATAAAACAGAAATCTTGGAAAAACTTAAAGACAAAAGAAAAAAATGCATGGTATACACAAGAGTAATGGGTTACCACAGACCGGTAGAGAGTTTCAATATTGGTAAAAAAGCAGAGCATAAAGAAAGAAAATATTTCAAAGAATGTTAG
- a CDS encoding GP88 family protein yields MSNKYTINSQNIILKKYCEKFSKSEEELKIEGNLLKLGNVDIDLISVNKLLSVPSNERFKNGSTKIFVLNLAPDTNLKEVENNNFKISNTCVKAGYCRDVCVGVSVSGHQQYIKQLIRLGCIFNDLSNLFQEIEDKIKYYKSEKRFQNIVFRLNNFSDLLWEEIEIDDYQRKEIEYKYQNVFLKKLSNKSKQNHYSKKNIFSYFPEILFYDYTKIPERFKNYLKGDFPRNYFLTYSYDKKNTKDYQNLIKSINGNMVKILKKNLQKFSIAFIVDKKVKISLLKHKCKIENKYEYIELIDGDLDDCRIFDLKNQDRLAKIVLLEYNAKTGIKKDSEDEKYYLDYNEIKEKIEEINEQFNKAFNDSLPKH; encoded by the coding sequence ATGAGTAACAAATATACAATTAATTCACAAAATATTATTTTAAAAAAATATTGTGAAAAATTTTCTAAAAGCGAAGAAGAATTAAAAATTGAGGGTAATTTATTAAAATTGGGAAATGTAGATATAGATTTAATATCAGTAAATAAGTTGCTTTCTGTTCCAAGCAATGAAAGATTTAAAAATGGAAGTACTAAAATTTTTGTTTTGAATCTAGCGCCTGATACTAATTTAAAAGAAGTAGAGAATAATAATTTTAAAATTAGCAATACTTGTGTTAAAGCAGGATATTGTAGAGATGTTTGTGTAGGAGTTTCTGTTTCTGGACATCAGCAATATATAAAACAATTAATAAGATTAGGCTGTATATTTAATGACTTGTCAAATTTATTTCAAGAGATTGAAGATAAAATAAAATATTATAAATCTGAAAAACGATTTCAAAATATTGTTTTTAGATTAAACAATTTTTCTGATCTTCTTTGGGAAGAAATAGAAATAGATGATTATCAAAGAAAAGAAATAGAATATAAGTATCAAAATGTTTTTTTAAAAAAATTAAGTAATAAAAGTAAGCAAAATCATTATTCGAAGAAAAATATTTTTTCATATTTTCCCGAAATACTTTTTTACGATTACACAAAAATTCCTGAGAGATTTAAGAATTATCTAAAAGGTGATTTTCCAAGAAATTATTTTTTAACTTATTCTTATGATAAAAAAAATACTAAAGATTATCAGAATTTAATTAAATCAATCAATGGGAATATGGTTAAGATCCTTAAGAAAAATCTTCAAAAATTTTCAATTGCTTTTATAGTTGATAAAAAAGTCAAGATTAGTTTATTGAAACATAAATGTAAAATTGAAAATAAATATGAGTATATTGAACTTATTGACGGAGATTTGGATGATTGTAGGATTTTTGATTTAAAAAATCAAGATAGATTGGCAAAAATCGTACTTTTGGAGTATAACGCTAAAACGGGAATTAAAAAAGATAGTGAAGATGAAAAATATTATTTGGATTATAATGAGATAAAAGAAAAAATAGAAGAAATAAATGAGCAATTTAATAAGGCTTTCAATGATAGTTTACCAAAACACTAA
- a CDS encoding putative lipoprotein produces the protein MKKVVFLILTILFIAGCASKEINNTDTIQMQKQDAEKAWRELDNQ, from the coding sequence ATGAAAAAGGTTGTTTTTTTAATTTTAACAATATTGTTTATCGCAGGGTGTGCAAGTAAAGAAATAAACAACACAGATACAATTCAAATGCAAAAACAGGATGCCGAAAAGGCGTGGAGAGAATTAGATAATCAGTAG
- a CDS encoding MBL fold metallo-hydrolase produces the protein MKFSIVFDNYIANEKLESFWGFSCVINDYFLFDTGSNGRALVRNIAKMGFDINEFKYLFISHPHWDHIGGIDSIVDVNRKMSLILPNSLSKLYIKDLKTLSRETIVVDSSPKKLFGSFYTTGVMEPIGEQSLVIDEGEFSVVVTGCAHPGIVNIVKRAIEMLGKPVLYALGGFHLMRSSEAAIIETISELKNLGVEYVTPTHCSGDIAIEMFKEAYGENYIPGGVGRVIEF, from the coding sequence ATGAAATTTTCAATAGTTTTTGACAATTACATAGCAAATGAAAAACTGGAGAGTTTTTGGGGGTTTTCGTGTGTAATCAATGACTATTTTCTTTTTGATACGGGAAGCAACGGGCGTGCACTTGTAAGAAACATAGCAAAAATGGGATTTGATATTAATGAGTTTAAATACCTTTTTATATCCCATCCTCATTGGGATCATATAGGCGGAATCGACAGTATTGTGGATGTAAACAGAAAAATGAGTCTGATACTACCTAATTCGCTCTCAAAACTTTATATAAAAGATCTAAAAACGCTTTCACGTGAAACAATTGTAGTGGACAGTAGTCCTAAGAAACTTTTTGGAAGTTTTTATACTACGGGTGTGATGGAGCCAATAGGAGAGCAGAGTCTTGTGATTGACGAGGGGGAATTCAGTGTGGTTGTAACAGGCTGTGCTCATCCCGGAATCGTAAATATTGTAAAAAGAGCAATAGAAATGCTGGGCAAACCTGTTTTATACGCATTGGGAGGTTTTCATCTTATGAGAAGCTCCGAAGCAGCGATAATTGAAACAATTAGCGAACTTAAAAATTTAGGAGTAGAATACGTTACTCCTACCCATTGCAGTGGAGATATTGCGATAGAAATGTTTAAAGAAGCATACGGGGAGAATTATATCCCGGGAGGAGTAGGAAGGGTGATAGAGTTTTGA